Within the Gordonia westfalica genome, the region GTGATGCATGGCGCGCACGGTACGAGCCAGCCGCTCAGCGGTTTCCGTCGATCCGTAGGCGGTCCCCATGAAGAAGGCCAGCGAGTGGCCGAGCCGCGTCGTGGCGCCGTCCGGGTCGATGGCAGTGGTCGCGGTGCCGTCTTCACGCCTCCGCACCAGCCGCGAGTGATGCATCCCCATCCAGAAGATGCTCGGATCGAGACGCTCGATGTACGACGCACTCTGCAATCCGAAGATCAGCGCGGGCGTGTGTGAATGGACGTACCAGGTCGCGCTGTCGGGCCCGAACCACCCGGGATCACCGGCCGGGTTCTCGAACTCCATCCCGCGGAAGAATTTGGCGCGGACGTTCTCGTCGAACTTGCCGTTGAGCCACGATCCGAGCATCTCGTGCGGCAGATCCAGCGGAAGCCATTCCGCCGACGGCAGTCGTACCGGCGCCAGTGGCACGTTCATCGATTGTCCTTTCTCGGCACCGGCACCCGGGCGGACTCCTCCCCGACCCGGACCGCCGATACAGCGACTCCCCGCAGGCAGGGACCCTTTGTGGTCACGGTTGTACCCACTTTAACGCTTTGGGCACATGCGTGACCAGACCTTGCTCGACTCCGGGTCCGCCCGACTATGGTGGAACGATGTCCAGTCCGACCCGATGGGCCGGCGTCCCCCTGGAGGATCGCCGCGCTGAGCGACGAGCGATCCTGATCGCCGCGGCCTTCGACATCTTCGGAGGCACCGGACCGGAAACCGAGCTCTCGGTTCGCTCGGTCTGCCGACACTGCGGTTTCAACACCCGCTACTTCTACGAGAGCTTCGCCGACACCGACGAGCTCCTCGGCGCGGTGTACGACGCCACGGCCGCCGAACTCGGCGCGGTGGTCGAGGCCGCCATGACCACCGCCGGACGGTCGGTCCGAGCCCGGACCCGCGCCGGCATGCTCGCGGTCCTCGGTCACGCGTCGGAGGATCCCCGGCGCGGTCGCATCCTGTTCACCGAGGCACTCACGAACCCGGTGCTCGCGCAACGACGCGCCGCCACCCAGAACATGCTCTTCGAACTCTCCTTCGCCGAGGCCGACTCCCGGGAGACCGATCCACTCACCGGGCGGGTGCGCGCGGCCATCTTCACCGGCGCCATGGCCGAACTGGCACAACAGTTCCTCGCCGGCAGCCTCGGCGACGATCTCGAGCGGGTCGTCGACGAGGCTCTCGCGACGCTCATACCCGGTCGTCGCTGAACCCCCCACCGCCGGCTGATCCAAGAGATCGCGCACAACCATCGCTGCCTGATCCGGAGGAAGGCGACGCACCCAGCTCCGATGGTTGATCCGAATGAGCGCGACGCACCCAGCTCCGATGGTTGATCCGAATGAGCGCGACACACCCAGGTCTGCTGCCTGAGGTGCGAGGAGCGCAAGCGACGAGCCTCGAAGGCCGGGCGAGGATCCCCACAACCCATCACCCCGCCGAACGCGGCCCCGTCCGCGCGAGCGCCTGGATCGACTCCGGCCCCATGCCGCGGTCCAGTGCCCGGATCATCACGACGACACCGATGCCCGAGAGCACCAACGACGTCCCGAACAACGTCGGGAAGCCGAACAGATCACCGACGATGCCCGCCGCGAATCCGGCTGCGCCCTGTACACCGACGACGGCGCAGGCCAACAAGGTGTAATCGCTTCCCTCATAACCTTTCTCGCACGCATCCATCATGAGGGTGAAGACCGCGACGGTCGCCGCCCCGCCGAGGATGTGTTCGGCCAGACTCGCCGTCACCACGAGCCAGAACCCGCCGATGCCGAACGCCGCCACCAGATACAGTGCCAGACTGAGGGTT harbors:
- a CDS encoding TetR/AcrR family transcriptional regulator; translated protein: MSSPTRWAGVPLEDRRAERRAILIAAAFDIFGGTGPETELSVRSVCRHCGFNTRYFYESFADTDELLGAVYDATAAELGAVVEAAMTTAGRSVRARTRAGMLAVLGHASEDPRRGRILFTEALTNPVLAQRRAATQNMLFELSFAEADSRETDPLTGRVRAAIFTGAMAELAQQFLAGSLGDDLERVVDEALATLIPGRR